GTGTGACCTTTTTCGTAATACAAGTACATTTTGTCTTAAGAAGTATTGATCATTGGCATTTTGTGAGAATCACAAGAAGACGACGACAACAACAGAGATGATGATAGGAGCCTCTGATGCCGTAGCAGGTTAACTTCTTCCTTGTTAGCTGATTAATCTGAGTCCCCTATTTAAAGACCCGCACGGGCAGAGGTGACACAGACACGCTCACAGACACACTTCTCACCTCTTAAGATGCAGATtgctgctgtcaaataaataagacaaaaaGTAAATATGCATCAAACAGCTGGACAACAGCTGATACACTGCAGGGACAGAGGTCTTTTGCCTAAGtggcgtgtgtttgtgtgtctaagAAAGAGAGGATGAGCCAGAAAAGGAGAGATACACATGCATTTGTGTAAactgtgtttgcgtgtgtgtgtatgtgtttcagaAGCAATGGCTATTTTTTGAAACATGACAGGTTGAACCACAAAACATCAAAGGTGCAGAGCAGCGAGAGGGAAATAAAAGTTTGGTGCAAAGTTGTCCAcctgtgtatatatacagtaccagtcaaaagtttggacgCACTCTctcattcaagtgaatgggaaggtgtgtccaaactttaGACTATTACTGTAGCCAATATGTACTATGTGTGTAATCATCAAGACTACCGACTGATAGCACAGCTTCCAGACTCTATCAAACTCTGAATGTAGAATATAACCCCTCGGATTTTGACATTAATGCCAACAACAATGTTCACGTGAAATAAATCACTGCAGATACAAACAGCGATGCTTTTATTTAGTTGAGACTCAGAGCTCTGTAGACGTTTCAGGAAGACTGATGCAAGAAGCATTAAAACTACTCAGTCAGATACTAGTGTCTGTTGTAAATATATTACTTTCAGCACCATCCATGTATCATTATGTGATGAAGGGTTTTGAATCAtatttttgtacaaacattccCATTACAGTTAGTAATTGATTCtctcagcagttttttttaattacaaatcactggtgttgttttctttctcatttaCATTCAGAATTACTTTTATTCACCATTAACTGACTTTACTTGTCAAAATCAAACATAAATTAACTAATTTACAAGTAGCAGTAGATGAGAGAACATACGTCATTCCAGCTGAAAGTAAATGAAAGGCACGAAATTTCTGCAAGATGAAGCATATCTGGCGTCACTGCGTTCTGCTGTGGATGGTGCAAGATACTCTGTCTCTTTTATAATGGTTATCGATGGATATCTCCTTGACTGATAGCAGGGAATGCCCTTGCACTTTGATTTTGTTGGACACATTTTTCCCAGTTTTCTTCTATGCAGTTGCAAATATGAAGTCTTTTTCcatctgtttatttgttataatACCAAAAACAGTGTTGATACACAGAACCATTACAGTACCCTTAATATTACTTTTTCTGAATGGGTGTACAGCGTTTCAGATGAAACTGTTCCTATGCTAagaatttaaaatgtcagtttatttGGCAGCAATACTGCACAGATATTTTTGTGCTGAGttttctcacttcctgcagTAGTGTCATCAAAGAAATATGCATGAACATGGACTCACACTCCATGTTTAGGATGAAAACCCAATAATTAAATGCTACAGCTAACATTTAGCGAAGAGGTCAGAAGACATCTGTTTGTGATTAAGGCGTAAAGGTGAGGTGCTGTTGTGTCTGTCCTCTGCTACTAAGTGGACGTGTCTGTTAgctgggtctctctctctctctcacacacacacacacacacatgcacattctaATGAGGTAATTCACACAAGCACTTGTCTACTTCCTGCCTTGGGACTTAGGGTTCAGGGGATGTCAGGGGTCTCTTGAGATTTAATGTTAGACATGttagtttctgtgtgtgtgtgtgtgtgtgtgtgtgtgtgtgtgtgtgtgtgtgaggggcaCTTTTTTATCACAACTCGCATCTCACCTCTTTGTCATCTCCTGTTAGCCTCCGGTAGCATTATGCCTGTGTCTCGTGGGAGAAgaactgatacacacactggtGCAAACACAGATTAGGTTGaaatgagatgagaggaggtGCTGCTAAGGTCAGCcatcttaaaacacacacacacacacacacacacacacacacacacacaccattggTTCAGTGGTAGGCCAAATCAAAAGTCCTAAACAGCCAAGCATGTCCGGTCCGTTTcataatttcacatttcttctctcactctctctgtctttctgtcagttttctttctctgcaatCCGATTTATCtttcataaataaaaccaaTGGCTTTTCTTGTTTATGTTACAAGTGTAGGAGATTTGTTGTTGTATATTCTATGCCTGCCTTTCTCTGTGTACGCAGTATGTtagtgtgtgagggtgtgtgtaaGAGATTGCACACGTACATCTAAGGCGCAATGTTTGTGCAAGTTCCCTCTCTGTCCATCAGACCCACTCCTAgagtggagggggggggagtATCAGCGAAGTAGCCCAGGAGGAGCCTGGAACCTCGGTCTGGTGGGGGCGTTGGCTCCCTGTGGGACCTAGAGGGGAGATTGTAGGGCTGGAGGGAAGCAGCCAGGGAGGAAAGGGGATATGCGTAATGTCTTCGCCCAGGAAGGCCGAGGTTTTCCAGCATTATGGGGCAGTCAACACGTCCCCAGCTATCAGCAGTTCTGGATGGTTTATCCAGAGATATCGGCAGGTTATGTGGGTGTATCTTACTCGGGCCTGGAGTTTGTTCATGCAGACAAGAGCATGAACaaaccccctccacccccacctttttctgcagagacacatgcaaaaacatgcattaatgtaaaaacacacactctactCACAGTGGAGTTTGGGTGTGTTTCACTTGTCTGATTGTGTGGTGTCTTTAGGGACTGCTCCTATCTCTCTCGTGGGGGTCAGACAatactctgtctgtctccctctgcacTGTAAGCTACAGTAATTACCACCAAATGCCATAGAAAGTTATAGATAatcagtatgtgtgtttgactgtatCAGTGGCTTGTTTGTGAGTGTAACCATGAGCTAACCAGAccactgagacagaggagataTGATGTAGTGAGATCATTTCAtctgagaggagggagagggaatgAACTtgagttcatttttcaaaataaaataaagattcaaGCATTTGCAAGGATCAAAAGTgttgataataaatataatgaagacttaataaacttttttttttttaccttggtAACAACTCAGGAATATATGCACCATATATAACATATTACAAAAAAAGTTCCACAtatataaacagacacacacacacacctgtcgtTCCCCCCTGAGtaatgaggaggaagaagatcaAAGCATAAAACCTGATCCAGCCAATAAGCACTGTTTATCATCCCTCTCCATCATCGCTCTCCATGTTAACAACAGCCTGACTAATCAGGTGTGAATAATATCAGGGACAGTCCAGCGTTACACGGCTGATTAGGTGTGTGTAATGTTAATCCTGACATAATATCTCCATCGGTTTATAGAGATCAGTCAGAGATTAGACTGGTACCGTGATATAAAATGATTTCGTCTTCAATAAACTTTACTCAAACACTTAAACCCCAGTGATCCCGACATCCCTCATTTCAATCCTAAATCTTAAATGTTATATCTAAAAGTAGTGTTGAATCTCTGTAAGGTGTGTTAAGAACCAAAATTTCGAACATTACAAACTTTTCACATCAAACCTGGAGTATGAGGCAgctaatttatttgtttaagatCTGTTTGGGGACCCAGAGAAGCCGGCCATCTTTAACGTAATGTCATTTTCATATGTTTAAAacatccacaacaacaacaacacattacTTCTCAACGTGGTTAAATACAATGGATTTTTATATGCCCTGTATTTGAGATGGGTTATGACTCTCAAATCTCACATAATGTTATTGGAGTTTTACCCCAGAGAGGTTGAACTGACCCTAAACATAAGTAACATCACCGTGCAGGACAACTGttctgtatactgtacataaccCATTCAAGtcaatgggaaagtggtctcagacttttggaccccactgtctgcatgtgttcaTGCATAGCCCATATAGCATATTTAACAAGAGAAACAATTACAATTTGTCAATATTTCCCCTTTATCAAATGTACAAGCCCAGAGAAGAGTTACCACCTCAATACTCTATACTTTGGTTTACTCTATACTCTATACGTCAGggtgtaaaacatttaaaggaaaaaaacattggtTGAATTGGtttgcaaaaaacacacacatacagcagcacAGGGTCTGTGGAACCCCCAACAATGAGGAGGTGTAGCCAGTGTCAACTGAACACAGTGAAGACATTTAAACCTGATAGTTAACCTTTCTTATTCCACTAAATTAAATGTCTCACACAAAGCCAGGAGAGTCTCTTCTGTTGTTATTGCTAAAAGCCTAATTTtaatagtcataaaaaaacaaccttgTATTTGCACATGATAACAGCATTGTTATTGGTTTAAGATGAATAGAAATCATGGCtactatttgtgtgtgttattttcaaaatgtcccCAGGGCCCTTTTCATTAATTCTTAggttttaatcctttttttttgtgcttttcttgtCATGTATACACAAGGTGCCCAcgaaaatgaagtgaaattgGACCAAATTGCATAAATAAGGGTgaaagttaattaattaataaaccGAATTCATGTACTTAATACTATTAATGACGGGTTTTGCCCCTTTTGTGTGACACTTAACCTGGCCTGTAGACTCAAAGGTGAATAACACTTTGAAATACAGGCATTGATGTTAAAACAGTATTAGGTCTGTGGCTGTATCTTGGCTaaatagcttgttttttttgctgaacTGTTTTGACTCTATTTGTTTTGGCTAGACTGAACTGACCAGACGTCCAATAACAGCAGTAGGGACAGTGGAGGTGGGGGGGCAAATCTGGGTGCGGGGGTGGGAGGTGGCAGgaactgctgctgtgaaggATTTAGTAGGGTGCTGAAGCTCTGGCCTGTTGGAAGATCaaaccacgcacacacacacacacacacacacacacacacacacacacacacacacacatacactcacacatccaAATGGTACCACTGTGTGAGATAGAAAACTGAGCTGTGTCCCTCTCTGTTTATAAACTGTAGCCTCAATCACAATGACAGAGACCAGACCCCTGGCTCTGAAACCCAGCACTGTCCTACACTGCCCTACTGCCCAAGTGAAGCCACacccccagcacacacacacacacacacacacacacacacacacacacacacaaatatacacacacacactacttttATCTGTGCATCCCATCACCAGGCCACATGTTAGACCAGAGGTTGCAGCAGAGGTTAAGAAAGTGCCAGATACTgtagtcaaacacacacacgcgcacacacacacacacacacacacacacacacacacacacacactcacacacacacactcaaactgcagctgcatctTGTCCCACTTACTTCCGACAGGACACTTTGGGCTCTCAGCCAATTCAACTTCAAGCcaacacaagtgtgtgtgtgtgtgtgtgtgtgtgtgtgtgtgtgtattctggGTAGAACCATCAAGACAGCAATGCATGATGGATATTTCAGCGACAAACTCAGTCCAAGATGCTGTATATCTTGTCTAATATGTAAATTCGTCGTTACATCTGCGGTCTGTACTTGGGTCTGTTTCTCACTCTTCTCCGTTCCCAGGGTTGATTAGTTATTGACCTCCATCTGTCTGCTTCTGATATGACTTATTGCCAGCTGCACGGCAACTGACCTATAAGGAAGGGAACAGCACCCTAAGGCCTCAAGTTATACTAACTTGTGGACGCGTATACGAACAGCTGCGGACACCACGCACTCttacttgttttcatttatactcCGCTTGTGGTCCACTTGGAGGATGCGTCCCATACATGCGCAGTAGATCGTTGTCTACGGGCACGCGCTCTACGAACCAAATCAAAATGGCGACATCCAATGCAAGAAGAAGAGCTGCTTTGTCTGCTTCTgtacttcttctttttaaagatCAATTGTAGAGGTGAGGGTAGTGGTGgaccatgtttgttttcaagctTCAAGCGCAGTTGGCACCCAGTGGAGCGCAGAACAAATTGGTGGGTTTTGCTGACGCCCACACCATGCGTACACCCACCAGTGATGAAATTTGCGCCATGTGGACCCTAGCGGACCCTTGCGCGAAGTACAACATCGGCTTAAGACTTTGTCCACGCTCGTCTGGCTAAATCCGAAAGCAAGACGAGCTCGGTGTGCGCGTCATTTTAGAGATTCCAGCATTGGCCAAGATATCACGCGGTTTCATACGTTCCACATCATCCATATCCATCCGTCACACACATTGTGAAACCCAATACGTttaacacagatgcacacacttATGCAGATAAGTGcgtatgtgtgcacacattcCAGAGACCAATACACTCCAACTCCCTCACATTGTAAGGACAAGACTTCCAGGTCATTAACCTACACTTTGACAGAATATCAGTCTTATTTTGGAGAATCACTGTTTGCCTCCCTCCGGATGTTCCTGTCACAGAATATCAAAGGATTGTAGTCTTTttgaaatataatatgatatttccACTCCCATAAACATGTTCATAATTCTCTCTTATTGCCGGGTTTGTCTGCCACATCCTTTTGCAACAGACTTTCTCCACTCCCTGCTGTATCTTTGCACTCTCTGCAACCTCTCTTTTAgttgttttgctttgatttttctttttttagaggTACTTGAACTGAGGTGAAAAGCAATTTGTGCATACGTATGTGTGTTGGGGGAGTATGGCTGTGATAAGGGACAGGGAACTGGCGCGCTTAGACAAAGATGGATGATGTTTTTCTCACCCTAAGCTTCACTTCACAAGATTACTGTTTCTCATTCTGTTTTTGCATAGCAACCAAgcaacttcttttttcttttttttgtttgtttttaatttcattctttGAGTTACAAAAAATGCATGTGGAATGTTTATCCagtaaataaaactattttGCTTCATATTACGATCCTATTCTCTCACATTAGTCACTTGTTCCTCAGTGTAATGTATTGTGTCCAtgtttctctgcctttttcaGTAAACACTCACAAGGCTGGAAAAAGTGGGTGAGGAAAGAGGATGAGACAAACTATTTTAATGAAAGTGAAGATTGACTTTGTTAACTTTGTCCCAAGAAGATTAAATAAAGCTCAATAATGCTCCACTAATCCCAGCTTCGTAAAGTCATGTGCAGactctttacattttatactCATTTTATACTTGAgtaaaggaggaaataaaactATGATGATACTGCGGCTACTGTGCGCAGTTCTCTGGCTCACACCAGACACCATCGGCATGGAtgtattaaaggagctatatgtaagtttttgctattgctacataggcaacattagcattttgtTTCCTTacaagtctagaagaaacatcaAACTCCTCGTCAAGAGcggtctccagctgtggaaagcaacaccaatgtgttttgcttctatttctatcgctggctttcttctactgaagttagcatgctaaccatcTAGCACCGGCCCGGTCGGGCCCGTCGCGTCATTTTccatccagtctgccctcaaGAAGTATCACTGCTTAGAGGGCgttttataacctcttgtattgtaaatgcaacaatggctcTTGGTAAGCAACCATCACCGCCACCCGCCCCacgttcagcggcagagaaaacttacatacagcccctttaactttaacttgaTATCACAAGCTTACAGGACGCATATGCCAAACTATGCATCCTAATAATGTTTAGAGCCAGTGTGCGTCATGTGATGCGCTATTCCTGGGGGCTTTGTCATCGgcagctctcacacactcagtctCGTGTTCATCATACATTATAGAAAGGAGGGGttctagctagcattagctgtcCCTCTTTTATATGAGCTCAGTTGTGATGATAGAAAATGACCGGACTGCCAGAACTCACAGCTACGGCTAGTCTGTATGTTACCGTGTGTTAGCGTATCATGTTTGTCATTCCCATATGATCTTCAAAAGCCACATTCACTGTTTCTTAAAACATACACTTCACTACACAAAAAAACTATTAACAAAGGTgtttgcgtgcatgtgtgtgagaaatgaTAATGACCCAAGGAATCAGATGTCCCCCTCGGTGGCCCTGTGAGCAACATCTGGAACCCGTCCCTTCGTGGTGACATCACACAACCAGCCTAGCCTTTGACCCCAAACCGGCTAATTAGCAGCATGTCCCTCCATAGCTGCCAGAGTcccctcttttttctccctccatccttctcaCCCCCCTCTCCACCTGTTGCCtcgtgtcactgtgtgtgtgaccgatGCTCTGAGAGAAAAAACGGTCACAGAAAATGTTTCCTTAACACTTACATTGCTTCATCCTTCACATGAAGGACCGGCACAAAATATGTCTGAAGCCTAAACGGGCTTGGCACAATTAGGaacatttaaatgtacattttatgaTGATAATTAAAGTCTTTGTGAGTACAAATGAAAGTTATGATGTTATTACATCAGGTTCTTTGTTTTAGCgacacacaggagagagagggggggggcgTTCAAGTCTTTTTCATGAGCTATTTTAGgtcatctccctctccctcactctctctatTACTCTCTGGTGGATCCATGTATCTCAGAGGTGATCATCAATCTAGCAGACTCTATTATTACTTTTCCACTAAGTGCTTTGATTTCCAGCCCACCCAGGAGATTAagcccctccttcctctctttcctctccctgcaTCCCCTCACCTATatccctgtctttctctctttctgtctgctctgtgtagCGCTTTATTCCGCCCTTGCAGTTCAGCATGTGAACttctttttccaaaatgtcttgTTCTTTCAGATTTGTAAGATCTGTTCCTCCTTTCTTGTCAGGACTTTAAACTTTTTCCAGTTGACTAAATGCAGCCCGACCAACATTGCGGTGTTTCGTTGTGTGATTCTAGTGGATAACACGTAGCGGTGGTGCCTGCTTAAATGCGCTGTGACACCGGAAGCaaagaggttaaaggtcaggtCTCAAGAGACACCCTTCTTATCCTTGCACACGCTTCAGCTGTGCAGGCAAAGGCATTGtgttcacacatatacactctgtctcacacacacacacacacacacacaatcttgcATCCCAGCAAGAAAGATCTGCAGCTTCAAGTCACTCAGAATCTCACTATATGTTTCAGCCAAGACCAAGATGCACATGAATATATGAACAGTGTTCTCCTGGTGCTCCCCGACCTCTTCCACTTAAAACAGCTCCAGAGACTTTGTTGTTTGGACTTGGCCCTGAGTGGACCAGTGCATGGAGCATCGGTGTGGAATGATGTGGAAGGCCAAACAGGGGATTGTGGGTGCCGGGTATCCGTTACATCAGAGGGGACCGAGGCGCCAGTTTGCCATTTGAGACATGACACCCCCCTGTCCTTGCACTTTATCCTGTTAACTGGCAAGATGTGCTGAAAGTTGCATGGACCCTGTGAGCGGAAAAggcaaaacactgaacactcATATATCTGATTATAAGATACATTATTATGTTAAAATCTAATAATTTATTGAatagtaaaaataatgaattttctataatatttcataattatAGCTTTGAatttcagaaatgtaatataaaacaaaatattggaatttttgcttttttaaccTAATTTCCAGGTTATGATAATAAACATCTCTATGCCGATTACACCTACTTTTttaacattgattttattttgaaccCTTTGGGTTAAAAGTCATTTGTCTTGATTTTTAAAGGATAATCTGTAAACCAAAAAGTATGCTAAAATTATTGGGCATATTATCATTTCCAAATTCattgatttctttgtttttgtttttctttaatgtcagtaatatttattattcacCAAATGAGTGGATTTCGAAACCAACAATGTCAAGTTTTCATGTAGAGGTTAAATTCTTGACATATACCTTGGGCCCCAAACttatgttctttcttttttctttttatttatttattcttttaacagGTAGGTCATACACAAACCTTCTAAAGCTAAAGTTCAGGGCAAACTGAAATTCTTAAAAAACAGTAGATATCACAGTAATTAACTCATGTTATCTCTTCAAACATAATTCATAAAGTGAGTCTGAATAgagttaaattgtgtttaaaataaacagtatattCTGTATTTTGCTGGAGAGCCAACCAGGGTCCCTTGGGGTCCAGGAAACCTTTTGGAAACCAGCAAGTGAGATCAGTACCAGTGTCTCCTCCCAGCATGAGGTAACGCCCTCTCTGGTCATGGAGATAAAAAGTCTGTTCCTTTCTGCTCTGTCCACGCACGGTTAGCAGTTCATGAACACCCCGTCCACTCCTGTCCAGCCTGAGCTTCCTGCTCCCATGTTTTGAGCCCGCTACAGTCGGACACAGCTCACCATGTCCACCGGGTCTCTCAGCGATGTCGACGACGAGCTCCTGGACGGCATCCTGAAGTTTGGCTCCTCCGGCAAAGACTCCAACgagagcacagaggagagcTCCAACTGCGAGGGCCCCTGCGCAAACGACGAGCGGAGAGACGCGCCGGGCAAGAAAAGGAAGACATCGTCCCGGAAAACTTCAGCCAAGGGTGTGGCACAGCAGGAGGGCAAGCAGGTGCAGAGGAACGCGGCCAACGCGCGGGAGAGAGCCAGGATGCGCGTCCTGTCCAAAGCCTTCTCCCGGCTGAAGACTTCATTACCCTGGGTACCACCGGACACCAAGCTCTCCAAACTGGACACACTGCGCCTGGCGTCCAGCTACATCGCGCACCTCCGGCAGATACTGGCCAACGACAAATATGAAAACGGATATATCCACCCTGTTAACCTGGTGAGATTTGGGGATCCAGTGGAGGGAAGActtatgtgaaatgtttttgaacgAGGCAGACTTGTTATTTTGAATATTGTTGGCCAATATTCTGAGAATGAAGGAGCTGTTGAATGATTTTGTTAGAGCATAATGACGCTTGTTTGCCTCGTGATGTTTACTCAGTTTACTTTTTATATAATAACTAGAACTTTTAAAGTCATCAGGATTTTCACACAAGGCCTCATAGGCTACAGCACCAAGGTGACAAAGGTGGGTGATAGTCATGTGAAGCAGGTGCATAGATGAGGGGGAAAAGGAATTCATGTCATTTTCTATTAATGCTGATGCTTTCTGCAAACTGACCTGTCAAAAACTCCTGCATGATCGATGATTCTACAATCAATAGAAATTTAGGCCTCTAATTTATCTCAGAGAACCATTTCAGAATAATGCAGCTGATGCAGAGCATTAGGCCATcatgaaaataacattaattCTGCAATATCTaaaatagttttattgttttataatgaGGTGAGAGATACGCCATTCAGAcctatttaatatatatatattaataatattatatataaatataacaagTTTATAGTAATATTACGGATCAGAATATTGGAGCTGCAGCggcaaaacctttttttaatgcacTGCATGAAGAGCTGGTGATAGTGCTtcctttttataaaaaaataaaaaaaaaagcctggaAGTGAAGTGATTCAATGATGCATTATtgacctgatttttttttgtttttttttttttggttgaattaattgttaattttttgttgttgttttaagaaacTGTTTGGCCTAACTGGTTGTGTTTCCCTCCGCAGACGTGGCCTTTCATGGTCGCAGGTAAGCCGGAGAACGACTTGAAGGAGATGCTGAACACAACAAGGTTATGTGGAACAACGGCGTCCTGATGCACCCACGTTTCGAAGGGAACAAttttatcaagaaaataatttgaaaaaaaaaaaagaaaaagaaaaaaagataataactGAAATCCACGTCTCATCTCCGCAGACTTTGAGTGGGAATAACGGAGGGAGTGTGTCATCTTTCTCCATCGTTCCTGTAAAgagctgattttaaaaaaaaatttatttaaatgcattCTGTCACTCATTGTTGTCTTTGCTGGTTCAAAGATAAACTGCGTGCATTCAATTGCTTTTTTATACTCTgcagatgcatttttttttttactcgtGCAGGCCTGTTTTGGCAGCTGCATTATGATGGACGGCTGTGCACATGATCCGTGTCCACTGTCTCCAATGGTTGTACAGATTAcatgtatataaaatatatttgtatcaCTTTTACACCCTGTgtactgaatgtattttttcccctcttattgttaatcttatttttaattttatttccgTGTGTGGGCCACTGCTTTGACCTCTAGTAACCTCTCATCACTCCACTCCTTCAGAATAGCAGAACCCGAGCACCAACAAAGCGTCAGCGCAGATaagtctctctctgttgtttctaaAAGATAACAGTAGACTTGGTTGCCATTACATAAACAAACTTGCCTTGAAAGATTATTTGGGCAGTTAGTGTTTCTTGTCATTTAGCCTACACAAGTCAAAACAGCTGGAGATATCATTTGTGTATACTGGAGGGCTATAATTTCAATTAAATATCTTAATATTTTTAGGCCGTACAGTCTGTAAAGCTTAATTTCATTACAGCAGTAAGACAACATCATGATTTCATTTCTAAAACGTCACGGAAAAGATGCACTTCATGTTAATTAGACGCTTAGTGCACTGATTGGACAGACTATTTTAAgattcagccaatcagcagtgatcTGTCTGAGTCGCCGTCAGAGgacatttaagacatttttgaaAGTGGTTGAAAAAGTGCGCGCGGAGCTTTAATCCCGCCCAGTGCAGTTGTTTTAATTCGCTCGGGTTATGACCGCAGTGTTTACATCATGCCGACAGTTATTTATGCAGCCTGACAcacggtctctctctctctctctctctctctctctctctctc
The window above is part of the Seriola aureovittata isolate HTS-2021-v1 ecotype China chromosome 19, ASM2101889v1, whole genome shotgun sequence genome. Proteins encoded here:
- the tcf21 gene encoding transcription factor 21, whose protein sequence is MSTGSLSDVDDELLDGILKFGSSGKDSNESTEESSNCEGPCANDERRDAPGKKRKTSSRKTSAKGVAQQEGKQVQRNAANARERARMRVLSKAFSRLKTSLPWVPPDTKLSKLDTLRLASSYIAHLRQILANDKYENGYIHPVNLTWPFMVAGKPENDLKEMLNTTRLCGTTAS